A window of Hordeum vulgare subsp. vulgare chromosome 5H, MorexV3_pseudomolecules_assembly, whole genome shotgun sequence genomic DNA:
TCTGATCAACCTAATTTGACTAACATTACAGCGCTGCAATTTTTTGAGTTTTTAGCAATGGAGTTAAATTAAATATGAACAATTGCCTAATCGATTGCTTGAATCAAATAATTTAGGACATAACAAATGTGCAACTAAATGTAGCCTATGATAGTGGAGAGTTGTATTAACGATATCCAAACCATCGACTTCTATATCTAATGTTACTAGCCATGAGATATTCAAATAAACTTTAAAGTCACAAGAAGAAGAGCAATTTCATCCGTACAATCAACTAGCATATCTATAATACCATGTTATGTGCCTTGTAATTCATTTATATCAAACGTTTAGCTAGTTTACATTTGCAAATACAAAAATGACAGATCACCTTCTGTTTAATCCGCCCCAGTTCAACACATTATCATTCTATCCACCTCCTAGTGTTGCTAATAATTCACCAAAAAAAACTCTAAATATTTAGCAAAAAGCAAATCatcataacaacaaccacaatctcATATGGAGGTTCAAATTTTCACTACAAGATTAAGCTGAAGTTAAGGAGAAACAATATCTTACCTCTCAATCGGCTCCAACACCGCCGCTGCCACCAAGCGGGTACGACACGACCTCTCTGACCACCGGCGCGACTTCTACAAGCGCAATGTCCATACCATACCCGGAGACAGGCAGAAGCTTGAGCTCACGGAGCACGCAAAAAGCCTCGGCCATACGGCCACGCGGCACATCGACGGCGACGGCGCACCGCGGGACCCAGTTGTCGGGGCGGAACCCGTCGGGCACCTCGAGCCCCGTGTCCTTGCGCAGCAACTCGCAGAGCTGCGCGTGGAGGCCGAGCAGCGCCGCGGACGGCGTGGGCGAAAGGAAGAGGACCCCCGCATCAAGGGATGACGGGGGCGATGCGAGCGACGAGAGCGCGAGAGGGAGCGGGTCGATGCGCGAGGCAAGCGCGCGGAGGGCGGGCGCGAGGCGGAGCGGGTCGGGGAGCGCGGCGGCCGGGAGATGCAGCAGCGGGAGGTGGGGGCGGGACGCGGTGTCGATGAGGCGGCTGCTGAGCTGCCGCCGCGCGAGGGCGTTCCACGCCTTGAGCACCTGGTTCTCCAGCGCGGGATCGAAGTAGAGCTCTACCGCGTAGTGCCCGgaggggagcggcggcggcgccgcCGCCGCGCGGGGGGTGCCCGGAGGAGTCGTCGCAACCGCCGCCGGGGTGGAGAAAACACCCCCGCCGCCTCCGCCGGCCGCGGGGGGCGCGGTACCTTGCGCCATGGCGAGGGCGGCGAGCTCCGGATGCGCGATTCCGACAGGGATGCGAGGGGGTCGGAGGAGTGGGATGTTGGGTTTTCCGCTGGAGCTGAGAAATTTGGGAGATCTCGTACGACTGAGCTACTGTGGTGTGCACGCTTGGAATAGCTACAGTCAGAGGTTGGTGGGGCCCACGTCGGTGAATTGCTGACAAATGGGACCGCCTTGGTTGTGACGGTGATAAAACTATAACCTGTCAAACTTTATGGGTGTGTTTGGTTACTGTCATCAAGTGGAATGTAACGGGTCTATTCCGTTTTCCAGGGTCGTTCTCGTGTTTAGTTGGGTAGAGGAATCGGAACCAACTGATTCTCCGGAACGGCATATTCCCCCAAGATCCGGAATGCGCTGGTACCTCCAAATCGGAGGGACCACGCGGAACCGAGCAGGTGcggctccctctccttctctggcGCCGCCCTCTCCCTTTCCATCTCCggcgccacctctccggcgccgccctctccctctccctctccagcaccgccctctccctctccctctccggcgccgccctctccctctccctctccctctccggcgccgccctctccctctccctctccctctccggcgccgccctctccctctcccattGCGGCGGCTCGAGGAGCAGGTGCGCGGCGGCCCGAGCAGGTGCGCCGCCCTCTCCCTTTCCATCTCCGGCGCCACCTCTCCGACGCCGCCCTCTCCCTTTCCCTCTCCGAcgccgccctctccctctccctctacggCGGCTCGAGAGCAGGTGCGGCGGCGGCTCGAGGAGCAGGTGCGGTGACGGCGACGGACCGAGCAGGTGTGGCGGCGGCGACGGACCGAGCAGGTGTGGCGGCGGCGACGGACCGAGCAGGTGCGGCGGCGATGGCAGGCCTGTTCCATCTATTGTTTCAACCAAACATAGGAATGCAACCTGGTGGAATGGAATGTCATGGAATGTCATGGAATCATTCCATTACGTTCCACCTCGTTcttcaaccaaacacaccctatactccctcccttcctaaatataagtctttctagaggttcaactaatggactacatacggatgtatatagacatattttagagtatagattcatttattttgctccgtatgtaaacacctagtgaaatatcttaaaagacttatatttaggtacggagggagtaaatcTCAAACCACGATCCATTTTATTCGccgtcgtccgtttgggtcgacgcGGGCACAAAAAGCGGTCCAACGCGTCGATCCAAACGGACGCGCTCCCGGTTATTCGTCCACAGACACCCCATTTCCAGCCCATTTTGAGCCGGATTTGCGTCGACACGGACACACGACGGACGCGCGCACGCTCGCCTTCTCCTCTCCCGGGCCCGATGGTCTGTAGCACATTGGCCTCCCCCCATCCAACCCTCGCCCGCCTCCTTCGTCGCCGAGGCCGCCGCCCATTTTTCCGACGACTCTGCCAGCTGCCGGCGCCTTCACATCCGCCCAGCAACGCCGCCCACTCCCACGTCGCCCGTCGCCGCTATCTTGCCGTCGGGGAGCCGACTACTTCCCactccccccccccgccgccataCAGCCTGCCCCGACGAAGAAGTCGCCTCGCCGCCCGGCCAGATCCTCACCAGCACGCTCGTCGGACACCGGGCCACTTGTGGACGTCGACAGGGCAGCTAGCTGGTTCGTGCATGCCGTGACTCCCTTCGTTGGCCGTCTCCTTCCTCGACGCCCGCAGGTTGTTCGACAGTttgccaaggtacaaaatggactccGCCGACGAGTTTTTTTCACAATTTCCTTTGCGACTCCGACAATTCATCgtccgatgacgaggaggaggtattgcctgccgtgttggtccatcaccaccGCAACAGCCAGCGGCCGTTGTTCCGTGGCTCCATTCCGGGCCACCTTCCGGCGTTGAATCGCAATCGAGAGAGCGGACATTTCtttctttggaaggactactttgatacAACAAACCCGTTGTTCAAACAACAAAAATTCCGCCGCCGTTTCCGTATGAGTAGGCATCTTTTCAACTGTATTAGAGAGGGGGTGGTCAGCTATGAtgactatttcgagtgcaaagaggatgccgTTGGCAAGATAGGTTTTTCCTCTTATCAAAAATGCACTGCCGCCATCtgaatgcttgcatacggagtgccCGGTGATCTCATTGACGAGTACGTCTGTATGAGCGAGTCTACTTGCCTAGAGTCCCTGGATAAGTTCTGCAAGGTTGTTATTGctgtgtttggccctgagtacttgagagagccgactgTTGAAGATACAACTCGTTTGTTGGCGATGAATGCTAGCAGGGGCTTCCCAGTgatgcttggtagcatagactgcatgcaccGGGAGTGGAAGAACCGCCCTTCTGCTTCGCAAGGGCAGTATAAGGGCCATGTCaaggcttgcactgtcatactagAGGTCGTGGCGTCTGAAGATCTCTGGATCTGACACTCTTTCTTTGGCATGACCGGATCGCACAATGATATTAACGTGCTTCAGCGCTCGTCGGTGTTTCCTaggcttgccgaaggcaacaGGCCACCGGTGAACTTTACTATCAACGACCACAACTACGACAAATGATACTACCTGGGTGATGGTATCTATCCTCGGTGGACCACTATTGTCAAGACAATACCCAACCAtgtcggagagaagaggaaaagatttgcccaagagcaagagagtgctaggaaggatgtcgagcgtgcctttggtgttttgcaatctcgatggggcatcgtGCGGTATCCTGCTAATACATGGAGCACGTAGAAACTATGAGAGGTggtgactgcttgtgtgatcatgcataatatgatcgtagaagaCGAGCGACCGGAATGTCTGTACgatcaagggtttcagtttcagggtgagaATGTTGTGCGTGAGCATGGAGGAGCGGCAACGTTTGAATAGTTCACTCAATTTCATTAAGACATGCGTGATTGGAAAACTCACGTGcaactgcaaaatgatttggttaagcatatgtgggctcatgttggcaaccaatagatttatatttttttattcgtTTTGCACAACTATGTGagacttttttatttttattcggcttgtaataattatgctattttatccggtccaaattatgttatttgattcaaactatgaaaatcatgcaaaatagggcGGTCAGCCGGCCACGCCGGCACATATGGGTCGACGCGTTGGGCGCGCTGTCGACCCATATCTAAAACTTGACGGATATCGGGCGggcggccgacccaaacggacaaaaagcggacgaaatcgccgtccgtttgggtcgccccattggagttgctctaatgcATTGCTATGTTATAGGAAACGTTTGGAGACAGCGCGTCGGTCGAACCGTTCGTCCGGTCACGTGCAATCCATGCGGGTGACTTGTCGAGTCACGTAGCATTTTTCGTCCAGATTTGTTGCAACCGGCGTCTAAATTTGTTATAAGCGTTTAAATTTGTTATAATTtgttcattaaaaaagttgcattcacgtttggttgcaacccgagttcgtcggattttttcgctacaaccggcgtttgatttttg
This region includes:
- the LOC123398092 gene encoding uncharacterized protein LOC123398092, which produces MAQGTAPPAAGGGGGGVFSTPAAVATTPPGTPRAAAAPPPLPSGHYAVELYFDPALENQVLKAWNALARRQLSSRLIDTASRPHLPLLHLPAAALPDPLRLAPALRALASRIDPLPLALSSLASPPSSLDAGVLFLSPTPSAALLGLHAQLCELLRKDTGLEVPDGFRPDNWVPRCAVAVDVPRGRMAEAFCVLRELKLLPVSGYGMDIALVEVAPVVREVVSYPLGGSGGVGAD